The Proteus sp. ZN5 genome includes the window ACATCAGCATTGCAGAGATCAGAGCGAAATAGATTCTCACCAAAATATTGATAAAACTGTTCGCCTGCAGGATGACGACGGAAAAATTCTCCGCCTTGATGGCCGGGACAATCAAACGCGACGTTCTTTTCGGCAACATAATTCACTAAGCGTGAAAAAAATGGTGTTGTCAGACTCTTTTCATATTGCTGCGCAGCTTCATTAATTAACGTACTATTTTTTTGATGCGCACTTTTATCTGTAATTACAATCCCTGAAACTTGATTAAGTAATTCAGCACTGACTGTATCATTAAGATTAACTGCAATAAATACGGGGAGTTGAAAGCCTGTTTGATGAATGCGAGCTAGTTCGCCAGACTCAATATCTGACAATGACAACACTACTGCTGACACTTGCGTTAGATTAGCATCAACAATATCAACAATCGGACGTTCACAATAAAAATAGTGTGAAAGAGTAGGGTGACACGCCAACTTCATTTTTTTCATTATACTCGCGTTTTTATCAATAGAAGAATTGGCAAACAATATACTTGGTTGTGAATGTGATTGAAATAAATTAAAAGATAAATGAGGTTATTTTATGCATTTAAAACGCATAATTCACCACCTTGACAAATAAGTGAATGGATAAGTTTATGAGAAAATAAACTTATCCATTTTCTATTATTAGCTAATTGAAGAAGGTTTTTCGATATAGACCGTTTGAGATGGAAAAGCAAAATCAGCGCCATGTTTATGCACAATCTCAATTATCTTTAAATAGACTTCTTGCTGAGCTTCAAGCCACTGTGCCCATACCGTTGTTTTAGTAAAACAATACACCATGATATTGAGAGAAGAGTCTGCAAATTGATTAAAATAGACTAACAATGTTTGTTGTGTATCGATTTTGTCATTTTGCATCAGCATGGTGCGAATATCTTCCACGATCACGCCAATTTTATCTGAATCTTCGTAACGTAAACCGAGTTCAGTTTCAATACGTCGATTAGTCATTCTTCCCGGGTTTTCCACACTAATAGAGGAAAAAATTGAGTTAGGAATATAAAGTGGTCGATGATCAAACGTGATAATTTTGGTAATACGCCAGCCAATTTCGACTACTGTTCCTTCAATATTACGATCAGGAGATCGAACCCAATCGCCAATATTAAAAGGGCGATCGAAATAGAGCATGACACCCGAGAAAAGATTACTTAATACATCTTTACTTGCCATGCCAATGGCGATACCACCTAATCCACCAAATGTCATTAAGCCGGATAAGCTCATACCAAAATGCTCACCGAACAATAAAATGATAATGACAAATAGAGTGATTTTAAATATGCGAGAAATAATACGAGCAGAAGTAGGATCACTCCCTTTTTTTATTTGGGCTTTTTCTAATCGATTAATTAGTAAGAAAAACTTTCTCATTAAAATTAATGCAATGCCGACATAGGTGAAAAAATTAATCATCCTAAAAGAGATAAAGTGGAGATTAAAATCGACTACAGCCATTTCACAATATTGGCTTAAGATAAGCACTAAACTACAAAGCAAGATAGCTTGGCTGATATGAATAATAATATTTCTACGACGTTTTTTCTTTTTGTCATGAAAAAGAGATACGACGACAAAACCAACAAAACAGGCTAAAGCTATGCCAACACCTATTGAGTATTTTATTATTAATGCATCATTCATCAGCTTTACGTCTCCTTAGAAAATGCGTTCTTATAATACGAAACTCACTATCTTGCTTATTTAATGGTTACTTTTCTTGCTCACTTGCATGCTGAAATTTAGGATAGACTGGTGGTTTCATAAACAGTGTTACCGCTAAAATCAGTAAAACAGGGATGGTTAAAATCAAGAATGCAGGTGTAAAACTACCTGAAATATCTTTGATTGCTCCAGCAAAGAAAGGTGCTAAACAAGCCAGTGTTGAAATTAAATTCATCACTGAAAATAGCTCAAGGTAAGGAGAGCGGCCAAAATAGTTAGCAAGTAAAATACTTGATGCTAAGAACGTCATGCCATAACCGATACCGACACAAACCGTAAATAAGATCAGGTAAACCCAAGAATTAGCCATGCTTAGTGCGAGCAAACCAATGATAATAATACTTAAGCTTGCGATAAGTAATTTTTTAGGTTCTAACCATTCACCAATAGCTCCACCAGCTAGGCGCGAGAAAGCGTTAATAAATGCCATACTACTCAATAGTGTTGCGGCAATGGTTTCACCAAAACCATTTTCAATAATATGTGCAACAGCAAAACTATTGACCGTGATCCCACACCATAAAAAGGCTGTATAAGTCGCAGCAATAACATAAAATTGCCATGTTCTTAAAGCATGACGAGCCGTCCAAATCTCTTTAGTTTGATAGATACGTTTTGTGGTTTGAAGTTGGCTAATTTTTTTTGCGTGCTCTTGCTCTTTAGTGCCTTCGCGTAAAAATAAAATAGTGAGAAGAGTAACGACAGTAAGTGTGATCGCTGAAATAAGCCAGTGCATTCGCCATGTATGCCATAAATGGGTTGCTAAAAAGTAGATCCAAGGCCCAGCAACACCACCTAATCCACCAATGGTAAAATAAACACCAAAGGCAAAGGACTGTTTTTCAAATAAGCGGGAAATAACATAAGTACCGGGTACGGTAGCCAGTAGCGTAAAACCAATACCTAGCAGTGCAGTACCGAGAAAATAACGTGCAATAGTGTATGTTTCATAAAGAAAATAGAAACCGCTGACAAAAATGATTAATCCGATAAGAAGTGTAAGACGAACACTTAATTTACGGATCAGCAATGTAGGTAAAAAACTTGCAAGACCGCAGGTTAATCCTAATAACGTAAAGCCAAGGCCTGCTTGAGTCCAGTTCCACTCTAGCTCGTTTATCATACTAGGAAGAACAACGCCTAAAGAAGTAAATGTGGTTGCGGTAGCTAAAAAATACACAAAGCCCAATAATATCAGCATACTCCACTGATAAACGGGCCCAAAAATCTGTTGCGTGGCTTGCATCCTGACTCCATCAAATGGGTGCAGTAACCTGAATAATCAGGAGAAAATAGCGAATAACAGACCTCATTATTTAAGGTCTGTTCGTTTAAAGGCTATTATTCTCTAACTTTATGAGTCGGACTGCTAGCTTAATTTTTCTAAAGCCCATTTGATAGGGTACTGATAAGCATCATCAAGCATCAAGCTTAAGGATTTGAGTGTCTCTTTCAGTGGTTGATTATCGCGATGTACAAGATTGAGATGACCCACTTTGCGGACAGGGCGAACTTCTTTTTCATACCAATGTAAATGAACTAATGGTAATGAAAGCCATTGAGGGTTGATATCAGTACCAATCAAATTAACCATTACAGCCGGTTGGCAAACTTCAGGTTTTGGCATAGGTAAATCTAAAATTGCACGTAGATGTAACTCAAACTGGCTAATTGAGGCACCATTTTGTGTCCAATGACCACTGTTATGAACTCGAGGGGCTAATTCGTTAATAAGTAATTTATCACCAACGATAAAGCACTCCATCGCCATTACACCTACATAATTGAGCTTATTAAGGATGGCTGTCAGCATTTTTTCAGCTGATTGTTGTAGTTTTGACGCAGGTGTTGGTAAGGCGACACTCATGCGTAAAATGCCATCTTGATGCAGGTTGTGAGTCAAAGGGTAGAAAACACAATTTCCGTTACTATCTCTCGCACCGACTAATGACACTTCACCTGAAAAAGGAATACCTTGCTCAACAATACATTCACCATAAATTTCAGCAGGTAATTGTTGTTCTTCACCGGGATGAATGCGCCATTGACCACGACCGTCATAACCACCAACTCGGCGCTTCACAATAATAAAGTCACCTAATTGAGTGAAGATATCCGGCCATTGTGTTGGTGACGTTAATGGTTGCCAAGGTGCTGTTGCTAAACCTAGCTCATCAAGAAGTTGTTTTTGAGGCAATCTATCGGCAAGTAATGGAAAAATATCACGGTTTACAAAATTAGTATGACGTTCTAATTCTTTGGTGAGAGCGGTTTCAGGCCAGCGTTCAATTTCAGCTGTGATTATACTTTTTTGATAAGGAACAGCTTCAGGCTCTGCATCTAATCCCACAGGATAAACCGCAATGCCTAAAGGCTCACCGGCTTGTCTTAGCATTCGTCCTAGTTGGCCATTTCCAAGAACACAAACTGGCTTCATAGCGCCTCCCTTGGATCAGGGTTATTTAAGACATCATCAGTTTGTGCGGTGCGCCATGCTGTTAGTGCTTCAAAAATAGTAGGAGAGTGTAATGCTAAAATTTGAGCAGCTAATAAAGCGGCATTGGCGGCGCCTGCTTTACCAATTGCTAATGTTCCCACAGGGATACCTTTCGGCATTTGTACAATAGAGTAAAGGCTATCAACACCGCTTAATGCAGCACTTTGAACAGGAACACCTAATACAGGGACGAGTGTTTTTGCTGCGAGCATACCCGGTAAATGGGCAGCACCGCCTGCTCCTGCAATAATGACATCAAACCCATTACTTTTGGCTTGTTCTGCAAAGCTAAATAGCTTATCAGGGGTACGGTGTGCAGAGACAATCTCAACATGATAAGGAAGTTGTAGTGCGTCCAGTACATCAGCGGCATGAGACATTGTTGCCCAGTCACTTTTAGAGCCCATTACAATAGCGATACGAGCGGAAGAGGTATTTAGACCAACTTGAGAAGACATTACTTAACTGCTCCTGTAAGCATAAAACGGATATAGCCTAATAAACTGAGCATGATAGTATCACGCTCACACGTATAGGAAAACGTTTGCGTAAAGAAAAAACAGCCTTTTTATGAAGAAAACAAGCAAAACAACTTAGAAGGGGAAATGAATAAGTTCTATTTTTTCAGCTGTTACTTTAAACATAGAACCTTCAGTATGCCAAGCACCTAATACACCACGATAATGTATTTCATCATCAATATTAACAGTGTGAATTGCTGGACGATGAGTATGACCGTGGATCATCCATTTTGTATTGAAATGCTTAAAAGTATCAATCACTGCCTGCGGGTTAACATCCATAATGGCATCAGATTTATACTGATTTTCGTGTTGGCTACGTGAACGCATTTTGTCAGCGATGCGCAGTCGAATAAATAGAGGCAGTAGTGAGAATAAGCGCTGAATAAATTTATTATGTACTTTTTTACGGTAACGTTGATACGCTTCATCATCTGTACAAAGTGTATCACCATGCAAAATTAGGATGCGATGCTTCTCAATTTCGAGTACTTTTTCTTGTGGAAGTAAGGTGATACCACTCTCTTTTGCAAAACGAGAGCCAATTAAAAAATCGCGGTTTCCATGAATAAAATAACAAGGTATTCCTGCATTTTTTAGCGTCATTAGAGCTTGAGCAATTTGTTGATGCAAAGGATTCGGATCATCGTCACCTATCCAAAAATCAAAAAAATCACCTAAGATATAAAGTGCTTTTGCATGAATGGCTTGTTCTTTTAAAAAGCGAAGAAAACCGGCAGTAATTGCCGGTTCATGTTCACTTAAATGCAGGTCTGCAATAAAAAGCGTACACATAAAAAGTGAAGCTTATTCGCTAACCGTTACACTTTTAATGACGATATCTTCACGAGGAACATCTTGGTGGAAACCACTACGACCAGTAGAAACCGCTTTGATTTTATCGACAACGTCCATGCCTTCAACAACTTCAGCAAAGACACAATATCCCCAACCATTTGCGTTTTCAGCACGGAAGTTTAAGAAATCGTTGTCTGCAACGTTGATAAAGAATTGAGCAGTAGCAGAATGTGGATCGTTAGTACGAGCCATTGCTAATGTACCGCGGTTGTTTGCTAGGCCATTGTTTGCTTCGTTTCTTACAGGTGCTTTGGTCGCTTTTTGGTTCATACCTGGTTCAAAGCCACCGCCTTGGATCATAAAACCATTGATGACACGGTGGAAAATAGTGTTATCGTAGAATCCTTCTTTACAGTAGTCTAAAAAATTTTCTACGGTTGCAGGTGCTTTGTCTGCAAATGTATTAATCACGATATCGCCGTAATTGGTATGAAAAGTAACCATATTCAGATCCTAATATAATTTTAGCTTTACCCAGATTTGGGCATAAACAACAGTCCCGTTTTTATATCACAGTTGCCTAATTTAGTCAGTATGCATCTTTTTCTAGCTCTACTTTTTCTTGCTAAATAAATCAGTAATGAAAGGAAAAAACACTTTTCGCCAAAATTTAGCCAAATAATAGAAGTTTGATTGTTCACTATCAACGATTGAACCGTGAAAATAAGCGCTAAGCAGAGTAAGATAAAGGTGTTAATCTTGAGTTTGCTTTGTCTGCAAGATCCAATATCCTTATTAATATCATGCTATATTAGTTGTTATTTTCTTTTATATAAAAACGTAATAAACACGTACAGTTGAAAACGGGAACGTCCACTGATGCTAAAGATTTTTAATACTCTCACTCGCCAAAAAGAAGAATTTAAACCTATCCATGCAGGAAAAATAGGTATGTACGTGTGTGGCATCACTATTTATGACTTATGCCATATTGGCCATGGACGTACATTTGTGGCTTTTGACGCCATAACCCGTTATCTACGTTACTTAGGATACGATGTTAACTATGTTCGTAACGTAACTGATGTGGATGATAAAATCATCAAACGTGCTATTGAAAATAATGAAACATGTGAGCAATTAACGACTCGTATGTTAGCTGAAATGCACAAAGATTTTGATGCATTAAATATTGCTCGCCCTGATTCAGAGCCGCGTGCAACACATCATATTGCTGAAATTATTGAATTAACAGAAGCGTTAATTAAACGTGGACATGCTTACGTTGCCGATAATGGCGATGTGATGTTTGCGATTGATACCGATCCTGATTATGGCTTACTTTCTCGCCAAGATTTAGAGCAACTACAAGCCGGTGCTCGTGTTGAAGTGGCTAACGTAAAACGTAATCCAATGGATTTCGTCTTATGGAAAATGTCCAAACAGGGGGAACCTAGCTGGGAGTCTCCATGGGGAGAAGGCCGCCCGGGTTGGCATATCGAATGTTCTGCGATGAATGGTAAAGAATTAGGACATCATTTTGATATTCATGGTGGTGGTTCAGACTTAATGTTCCCTCATCATGAAAATGAGATTGCACAATCAACTTGTGCCCATGATGGTCCTTACGTTAATTACTGGATGCACTCCGGTATGGTGATGGTAGACAAAGAAAAAATGTCTAAATCACTTAATAACTTTTTTACTATTCGAGATGTATTGGCTTATTACGATGCTGAAACCGTGCGTTATTTCTTATTATCAGGCCATTATCGTAGTCAACTTAACTACACTGAAGAAAACTTAAAACAGGCTCGTACTGCATTAGAGCGCCTCTATACTTCATTACGTGGCACAGATGTAAATGCACAACCTGTGGGTGGCGAAGCATTTGAAGCGCAGTTTATTGATGCGATGAACGATGATTTCAATACACCAGAAGCTTATTCAGTTCTGTTTGATTTAGCACGTGAAGTGAATCGCCTAAAATCAGTGGATATGAATGCAGCGAATGGCTTAGCTGCGGTATTACGTAAACTTGCTAAGGTATTAGGTTTATTAGAGCAAGAGCCAGAGTACTTCTTACAAAGTGGCGCTAAAGCGGATGATGCTGGTGAAGTTGAAAAAATTGAATCATTAATTCAACAGCGTAACGATGCTCGTAAAAATAAAGATTGGGCCGCTGCTGATGTTGCTCGTGACGCATTAACAGCGATGGGGATTGTTTTAGAAGATGGTCCTCAAGGAACAGTTTGGCGTCGTAATAATTAATATAATGATTGAGCAATTACACTTAATACGTGTTTAATATAAAAATATCGGATATTAAATATCCGATATTTTTTTGTCTAATGATTAATTTATTGACTAATAATACTAGTTTCTCTTTCGCTATCTTTTTGTTTATCTTCAAAATAATTAATCACATTTTCAGAGAAAAAAAGTCGATGTGTCAAGATAACAATAATAGAAAAAACAACAAAGCCAATCTCTGACATATTTGTTAATGACATCGAAATACTAAGTATAAAAAAGAGTGAAATAGATAAACATACCCATGAAATTTTCAAAAAAGAGTACGCATTTTTACTATTTCTAGCGAGTTTTATCCATGCTGTAACTTGCATTATCATCGTTATAATTAGACACAGCATGATGAAAAACCCCACTAGCATTGTTTGACCACCACCCATTGCCATTGCTAATAAATAGATTGGTGCCCCAGCAACTAATATAAATAAACTTACACCCAAAAATAATACCGAAATAACTTGGATCCATAAAAGTACTATGGGCCTTTCCATAACTTCTCCTAAAAACAGAAATAAGTTTTTATTGGCTTTAGAATATCTTTATTCATTTTTATTAAAGTGAAGTTTATCGAATAAATAGAAAAAAT containing:
- a CDS encoding MFS transporter, with product MQATQQIFGPVYQWSMLILLGFVYFLATATTFTSLGVVLPSMINELEWNWTQAGLGFTLLGLTCGLASFLPTLLIRKLSVRLTLLIGLIIFVSGFYFLYETYTIARYFLGTALLGIGFTLLATVPGTYVISRLFEKQSFAFGVYFTIGGLGGVAGPWIYFLATHLWHTWRMHWLISAITLTVVTLLTILFLREGTKEQEHAKKISQLQTTKRIYQTKEIWTARHALRTWQFYVIAATYTAFLWCGITVNSFAVAHIIENGFGETIAATLLSSMAFINAFSRLAGGAIGEWLEPKKLLIASLSIIIIGLLALSMANSWVYLILFTVCVGIGYGMTFLASSILLANYFGRSPYLELFSVMNLISTLACLAPFFAGAIKDISGSFTPAFLILTIPVLLILAVTLFMKPPVYPKFQHASEQEK
- a CDS encoding UDP-2,3-diacylglucosamine diphosphatase produces the protein MCTLFIADLHLSEHEPAITAGFLRFLKEQAIHAKALYILGDFFDFWIGDDDPNPLHQQIAQALMTLKNAGIPCYFIHGNRDFLIGSRFAKESGITLLPQEKVLEIEKHRILILHGDTLCTDDEAYQRYRKKVHNKFIQRLFSLLPLFIRLRIADKMRSRSQHENQYKSDAIMDVNPQAVIDTFKHFNTKWMIHGHTHRPAIHTVNIDDEIHYRGVLGAWHTEGSMFKVTAEKIELIHFPF
- a CDS encoding mechanosensitive ion channel family protein, with product MNDALIIKYSIGVGIALACFVGFVVVSLFHDKKKKRRRNIIIHISQAILLCSLVLILSQYCEMAVVDFNLHFISFRMINFFTYVGIALILMRKFFLLINRLEKAQIKKGSDPTSARIISRIFKITLFVIIILLFGEHFGMSLSGLMTFGGLGGIAIGMASKDVLSNLFSGVMLYFDRPFNIGDWVRSPDRNIEGTVVEIGWRITKIITFDHRPLYIPNSIFSSISVENPGRMTNRRIETELGLRYEDSDKIGVIVEDIRTMLMQNDKIDTQQTLLVYFNQFADSSLNIMVYCFTKTTVWAQWLEAQQEVYLKIIEIVHKHGADFAFPSQTVYIEKPSSIS
- the ppiB gene encoding peptidylprolyl isomerase B, with the translated sequence MVTFHTNYGDIVINTFADKAPATVENFLDYCKEGFYDNTIFHRVINGFMIQGGGFEPGMNQKATKAPVRNEANNGLANNRGTLAMARTNDPHSATAQFFINVADNDFLNFRAENANGWGYCVFAEVVEGMDVVDKIKAVSTGRSGFHQDVPREDIVIKSVTVSE
- the purE gene encoding 5-(carboxyamino)imidazole ribonucleotide mutase; protein product: MSSQVGLNTSSARIAIVMGSKSDWATMSHAADVLDALQLPYHVEIVSAHRTPDKLFSFAEQAKSNGFDVIIAGAGGAAHLPGMLAAKTLVPVLGVPVQSAALSGVDSLYSIVQMPKGIPVGTLAIGKAGAANAALLAAQILALHSPTIFEALTAWRTAQTDDVLNNPDPREAL
- the cysS gene encoding cysteine--tRNA ligase; this encodes MLKIFNTLTRQKEEFKPIHAGKIGMYVCGITIYDLCHIGHGRTFVAFDAITRYLRYLGYDVNYVRNVTDVDDKIIKRAIENNETCEQLTTRMLAEMHKDFDALNIARPDSEPRATHHIAEIIELTEALIKRGHAYVADNGDVMFAIDTDPDYGLLSRQDLEQLQAGARVEVANVKRNPMDFVLWKMSKQGEPSWESPWGEGRPGWHIECSAMNGKELGHHFDIHGGGSDLMFPHHENEIAQSTCAHDGPYVNYWMHSGMVMVDKEKMSKSLNNFFTIRDVLAYYDAETVRYFLLSGHYRSQLNYTEENLKQARTALERLYTSLRGTDVNAQPVGGEAFEAQFIDAMNDDFNTPEAYSVLFDLAREVNRLKSVDMNAANGLAAVLRKLAKVLGLLEQEPEYFLQSGAKADDAGEVEKIESLIQQRNDARKNKDWAAADVARDALTAMGIVLEDGPQGTVWRRNN
- the purK gene encoding 5-(carboxyamino)imidazole ribonucleotide synthase, whose product is MKPVCVLGNGQLGRMLRQAGEPLGIAVYPVGLDAEPEAVPYQKSIITAEIERWPETALTKELERHTNFVNRDIFPLLADRLPQKQLLDELGLATAPWQPLTSPTQWPDIFTQLGDFIIVKRRVGGYDGRGQWRIHPGEEQQLPAEIYGECIVEQGIPFSGEVSLVGARDSNGNCVFYPLTHNLHQDGILRMSVALPTPASKLQQSAEKMLTAILNKLNYVGVMAMECFIVGDKLLINELAPRVHNSGHWTQNGASISQFELHLRAILDLPMPKPEVCQPAVMVNLIGTDINPQWLSLPLVHLHWYEKEVRPVRKVGHLNLVHRDNQPLKETLKSLSLMLDDAYQYPIKWALEKLS